One window of the Lipingzhangella halophila genome contains the following:
- a CDS encoding ATP-binding protein — protein sequence MVSWSRMFPGLPTEVAHARAFTRAVMDGHPLADPAELVVSELATNAVQHSLSGEWCGPFVVYVDREPALVQVAVVDLGGDSMPVARPPTDLGAVEDHGRGLAIVAALSKDWGFEPDPFGLRVWAKLVTDGPS from the coding sequence ATGGTCAGTTGGTCCCGCATGTTCCCCGGTCTACCGACCGAAGTCGCCCATGCGCGTGCCTTCACCCGCGCGGTCATGGACGGCCATCCTTTAGCCGATCCGGCCGAGCTCGTCGTAAGCGAGTTGGCCACCAACGCTGTCCAGCACTCGCTGAGTGGCGAGTGGTGCGGTCCCTTCGTCGTCTATGTCGACCGGGAACCTGCCTTGGTACAGGTCGCCGTGGTCGACCTCGGTGGGGACTCCATGCCTGTCGCCCGGCCGCCGACCGACCTCGGCGCCGTCGAGGATCACGGACGCGGGCTGGCCATCGTCGCCGCGCTGTCCAAGGACTGGGGCTTCGAGCCGGATCCGTTCGGGTTGCGGGTGTGGGCGAAGCTGGTCACTGACGGGCCTTCATGA
- a CDS encoding Scr1 family TA system antitoxin-like transcriptional regulator, producing the protein MRNSNSIKEIGLILKELRIDAGWSSRHTALIAGIKQSTVSRIENGRRVNSATPLEKIVEALPIDPSVAQGLRHQINGAYSGCDNRRVDTGVSLVRDVARRWERVAAVVKEFQAAMIPRALRSPEYANAANNFPSPLVDRLGDSRCVFEFVITEGALRTWPADGAVMPAQLDRVARACELPNVRLGVVPWSVRLPVMPPHGFTVFDDEAVTVETFTAQMTITEPDAVAAYVDAYARLEAVAVTGDEAAEMLGRIRRDYEKLTH; encoded by the coding sequence ATGAGAAACTCGAATTCCATCAAAGAAATCGGATTAATACTAAAAGAGCTACGAATTGATGCAGGATGGTCAAGTCGACATACGGCACTAATTGCTGGCATAAAACAGTCGACGGTTTCGCGTATTGAAAATGGTCGTCGCGTAAATTCAGCAACCCCGCTTGAGAAGATTGTGGAAGCCCTGCCAATCGACCCTTCGGTTGCACAAGGCTTGCGCCACCAGATCAACGGTGCTTACAGTGGTTGCGATAATCGGCGAGTAGATACCGGAGTATCACTCGTCCGAGATGTCGCGCGACGCTGGGAACGAGTCGCCGCCGTGGTAAAGGAATTTCAAGCGGCGATGATTCCGCGTGCATTGAGATCTCCCGAATACGCGAATGCGGCTAACAACTTCCCCTCGCCGCTGGTCGATCGGCTTGGCGATTCCCGGTGTGTCTTCGAGTTCGTCATCACTGAGGGTGCGCTGCGGACGTGGCCGGCGGATGGGGCGGTGATGCCGGCTCAGCTCGACCGGGTCGCTCGGGCCTGCGAGCTTCCGAACGTGCGGTTGGGCGTGGTGCCGTGGTCCGTGCGGCTGCCTGTAATGCCTCCGCACGGGTTCACCGTCTTCGATGACGAGGCTGTGACCGTTGAGACGTTCACGGCGCAGATGACCATCACTGAACCGGATGCTGTGGCCGCCTACGTCGATGCTTACGCCCGGCTCGAAGCGGTGGCTGTGACCGGTGACGAGGCGGCCGAGATGCTGGGGCGGATCCGGCGGGACTACGAGAAGCTCACCCACTGA
- a CDS encoding AlbA family DNA-binding domain-containing protein has protein sequence MTLDIDTRTAPRSHLDLRNLVHAIANAGKHDETDYIEWKSTLDLETKRTKATIARHVIAMANRKPDIARKSFEGFGYIVIGADPSGIHGVTSIDLADLESGVRSYIGDNGPTWIPTYVPQGDKSVLVVTVDPPKNGDMIHTLHKDFEKYSAGDIYIRRMAQTVKAGPAEIQQLSERYASRTHGADFHFTINGDYIRCPLFGDHELRIENIAREKQEELLAPERMHRSEGRLPRSIPISMDNRSENDYRSEVEEYLEELKAVSRGYMLRSYVLKNYGIMRGLLVNDSEHNYDNVRVDIDIPEGFLVIEREDYEEYSEDYPNPPEPIGTRYSPMIRPLSNFSQNLQSSTPDVLIESRKLMFNIRHLRPRETYSLPVVHWIAEQEFEEVVTSWSATATNTPGLVAGDITVSRDGTIVKSESS, from the coding sequence ATGACGCTAGATATTGACACAAGAACAGCACCTAGATCCCATCTCGATCTCAGAAACCTTGTCCACGCAATAGCGAATGCCGGGAAACACGACGAAACCGACTACATTGAATGGAAGTCGACGCTAGACCTAGAAACGAAACGCACAAAGGCAACAATAGCCAGACATGTCATCGCCATGGCGAACCGCAAACCCGACATTGCCAGAAAAAGTTTTGAAGGCTTTGGGTATATCGTTATCGGCGCAGACCCTTCGGGGATACATGGAGTCACATCAATTGACCTCGCTGATTTGGAGTCTGGCGTTCGTTCCTACATTGGAGACAACGGTCCTACATGGATTCCCACGTACGTCCCACAAGGAGACAAGAGCGTATTAGTTGTAACCGTCGACCCACCAAAGAACGGAGACATGATTCATACTCTCCATAAAGATTTCGAGAAGTATTCAGCGGGTGACATATACATTCGCCGGATGGCACAGACCGTAAAAGCGGGTCCCGCAGAGATCCAACAGCTTTCCGAGAGATACGCTAGCCGCACCCATGGCGCTGATTTCCATTTTACTATCAACGGTGACTATATTAGGTGCCCGCTATTTGGTGACCATGAACTCAGGATAGAGAATATCGCAAGAGAGAAACAAGAGGAACTCCTGGCTCCAGAACGAATGCACCGCAGCGAAGGTCGACTGCCAAGATCAATTCCTATATCGATGGACAATCGAAGCGAGAACGACTATCGTTCGGAGGTGGAAGAGTACCTGGAAGAGCTCAAGGCTGTATCGCGTGGCTACATGCTTAGAAGCTACGTATTGAAGAACTATGGGATTATGAGAGGCCTCCTTGTCAACGACAGCGAGCATAATTACGATAACGTGCGAGTGGACATTGATATACCTGAAGGGTTTCTGGTAATTGAACGCGAAGATTATGAGGAATATTCAGAGGATTATCCAAACCCGCCTGAGCCAATCGGTACGAGATACTCGCCAATGATTCGACCTTTGTCGAACTTCAGCCAGAACCTCCAATCAAGCACCCCAGATGTCCTAATCGAGTCACGCAAGCTCATGTTCAATATTCGGCACTTAAGGCCACGTGAGACCTACTCGCTTCCCGTAGTTCACTGGATTGCAGAGCAGGAGTTCGAAGAAGTTGTGACTTCGTGGTCTGCTACAGCCACCAACACACCTGGACTCGTAGCTGGTGATATAACCGTTTCTCGCGATGGAACAATTGTCAAATCGGAATCATCTTAA
- a CDS encoding SDR family oxidoreductase, giving the protein MPRTVLVTGATGTVSTALIKALEGADVNLRALVREEPEADSLCKQNAEIFVGDLDDARSLPPAFEGVQDLWLLAPNDPRAPENSMNAMWAARQAGVERVVRLSAVGAAHDAPNRSGRLHALSDRETEGSGMRWTIVRPLWFMQNLLNEAGDISATGTFSLNMASARLSMIDVRDIAECAARVLLDDPDRHHGETYTLTGPRSVTFGEVADHLSLALGKPVTYLPVSDDAKRKALLGYGVPEWIVDMLEEYAQAYAAGWGDFTTDTVADLLGRPPRDIAEFVRDHATAFTPPAEN; this is encoded by the coding sequence ATGCCGCGCACCGTGCTGGTCACCGGAGCTACCGGAACCGTGTCCACCGCGCTCATAAAAGCGTTGGAAGGGGCCGATGTGAATCTTCGTGCTCTGGTCCGCGAGGAGCCCGAAGCGGACAGCCTCTGCAAGCAGAACGCCGAGATCTTCGTCGGTGACCTCGATGACGCCCGGTCGCTGCCGCCCGCCTTCGAGGGCGTGCAGGATCTGTGGCTGCTCGCCCCGAACGACCCGCGCGCGCCGGAGAACAGCATGAACGCCATGTGGGCGGCACGCCAAGCCGGCGTGGAGCGCGTTGTGCGCTTGTCCGCCGTCGGCGCGGCACACGATGCGCCGAACCGCAGCGGCAGATTGCACGCGCTGTCGGACCGGGAGACCGAAGGGTCCGGTATGCGCTGGACAATCGTGCGTCCACTCTGGTTCATGCAGAACCTGCTGAACGAGGCGGGCGACATCTCCGCGACCGGTACGTTCTCGCTGAACATGGCCTCGGCACGGCTCAGCATGATCGACGTACGCGACATCGCCGAGTGCGCTGCCCGCGTGCTCCTCGACGACCCGGACCGCCACCACGGCGAGACGTACACCCTCACCGGCCCGCGCTCAGTGACGTTCGGCGAGGTCGCCGACCACTTGAGTCTCGCCCTTGGCAAACCCGTCACATACCTGCCGGTCAGCGACGACGCCAAGCGCAAGGCACTGCTCGGCTACGGCGTTCCGGAGTGGATCGTCGACATGCTCGAAGAGTACGCGCAGGCGTACGCCGCCGGCTGGGGAGACTTCACCACCGACACGGTCGCGGACCTTCTCGGCCGCCCTCCGCGGGACATCGCCGAATTCGTCCGCGACCACGCAACGGCGTTCACCCCGCCCGCCGAAAACTGA
- a CDS encoding EamA family transporter, translated as MTQLSDRPDAGSTPPPSSTLAVTALTATAPAIWGTTYLVTTEFLPPGHPLMSAVIRALPAGLVLLAITRKLPHGAWLWRSLLLGTLNIGAFFALLFVAAYQLPGGVAATLFALQPLFVVALAFLLLGEKPTRWRLGWGLVGVVGVGLIVLRGQLSFDLWGILAGIAAAGVMAGGIVLTKRWGRPEGVGAAALAGWQLTAGGLVLVPLAFVFEGLPPALDLPAIGGYAWLAILGALLTYPLWFSGIGRLPVVAVSFLPLLSPAVATILGWLFLGESLTPWQGVGFVLALTAIAAAQLSSDVVRGLARVPTTPRGE; from the coding sequence ATGACGCAGTTATCGGACCGGCCGGACGCGGGCAGCACGCCCCCGCCCAGTAGCACCCTGGCGGTGACCGCGCTGACCGCGACCGCGCCGGCCATCTGGGGCACCACGTACCTGGTCACCACCGAGTTCCTCCCGCCTGGTCACCCGTTGATGTCCGCTGTGATCCGCGCGCTGCCGGCAGGGCTGGTTCTGCTCGCCATCACGCGCAAACTGCCGCACGGCGCGTGGTTGTGGCGCTCGTTGCTGCTCGGCACCCTCAACATCGGCGCGTTCTTCGCGCTTCTGTTCGTCGCCGCCTACCAACTGCCGGGTGGCGTCGCGGCGACCCTCTTCGCCCTCCAGCCGTTGTTCGTTGTCGCCCTGGCGTTCCTGCTGCTCGGTGAGAAGCCCACACGCTGGCGGCTCGGCTGGGGACTGGTCGGCGTGGTGGGTGTCGGGCTGATCGTCCTGCGCGGTCAGCTCTCCTTCGACCTGTGGGGCATCCTGGCCGGTATCGCGGCCGCGGGCGTGATGGCCGGCGGAATCGTCCTGACCAAACGCTGGGGACGTCCGGAGGGCGTCGGCGCAGCGGCCCTCGCCGGCTGGCAGCTCACCGCAGGCGGTCTCGTGCTCGTCCCGCTCGCCTTCGTGTTCGAGGGACTTCCGCCCGCGCTGGATCTTCCCGCGATCGGCGGCTACGCGTGGCTGGCCATTCTGGGCGCCCTGCTCACTTACCCGCTCTGGTTCAGCGGCATCGGCAGGCTGCCCGTGGTCGCCGTGTCGTTCCTCCCCCTGCTCTCACCCGCGGTCGCCACGATCCTGGGCTGGCTGTTCCTCGGCGAGTCCCTGACGCCGTGGCAGGGTGTCGGGTTCGTGCTCGCGCTGACCGCCATCGCCGCCGCACAGCTGAGCTCCGACGTCGTCCGCGGCCTGGCCCGTGTCCCCACCACCCCCAGAGGAGAATGA
- a CDS encoding MarR family winged helix-turn-helix transcriptional regulator: MKDNVDWRLDQWRAERPDIDPAPMGVVGRIQRACRLLERELRDNFARYDLQIWEFDIASTLRRSGYPYQLTAGQLVESSMVTSGAITNRIDRLVAKELVTREVDPQNRRSVLITLTERGKELIDRVVVEHVDLEANLLSQLSDRDQEHLAGLLRELLAGLGDNSPGNPLNP; this comes from the coding sequence GTGAAGGACAACGTCGACTGGCGGCTGGACCAGTGGCGGGCCGAGCGGCCCGATATCGACCCCGCGCCGATGGGCGTGGTGGGCCGGATCCAGCGCGCCTGCCGGCTACTCGAACGCGAGCTTCGAGACAACTTCGCTAGGTATGACCTGCAGATATGGGAATTCGACATAGCGTCGACGCTGCGCCGGTCCGGGTACCCGTATCAGCTCACCGCTGGGCAGTTGGTCGAGTCGTCGATGGTCACCTCCGGAGCGATCACCAACCGGATCGACCGTCTCGTCGCCAAGGAGCTGGTGACCCGCGAGGTCGACCCCCAGAATCGGCGCAGTGTGCTGATCACGCTGACCGAGCGCGGCAAGGAGCTGATCGACCGAGTCGTCGTCGAGCATGTCGACCTGGAGGCGAATCTCCTCAGTCAACTGAGCGACCGCGACCAGGAACATCTCGCCGGGTTGCTGCGCGAGCTGCTCGCCGGCCTCGGCGACAACTCGCCTGGCAATCCCCTGAATCCGTAG
- a CDS encoding alpha/beta fold hydrolase, with the protein MGEHIRAGDLDIWTEQVGQGPYVLLIGGLGDTVESWRFQLDGLSDRYRLVAFDNRGAGRTAMPEAPVSVEAMADDAAGLLRALGVPSAHVAGFSAGSIIAQELVLRHPGLVRGLVLQSTWPAMDRYLRSWALFVRWLVEAAPSERAFLEGFFLDIYTPRAHNDGTVDRIIEDILAFPHKQSTGDVQRYIDAFVDHDTTDRLPQITVPSLVLAGGRDTTSRPPLCRAVAERIPGARFEVLEEEAHQPFQEVPDEWNARVDGFWREVAART; encoded by the coding sequence ATGGGCGAACACATTCGCGCCGGTGACCTCGATATCTGGACCGAGCAGGTCGGCCAGGGGCCGTACGTCCTGCTCATAGGCGGCCTGGGCGACACCGTCGAATCGTGGCGGTTCCAACTCGACGGTCTCTCCGACCGCTACCGGCTGGTCGCTTTCGACAATCGGGGAGCGGGGCGGACGGCAATGCCCGAAGCTCCTGTCTCGGTGGAGGCGATGGCGGACGACGCGGCCGGGCTCCTACGGGCGCTCGGCGTTCCCTCCGCCCACGTCGCCGGCTTCTCGGCCGGCAGCATCATCGCCCAAGAACTGGTGCTTCGGCACCCCGGACTCGTTCGCGGTCTTGTCCTGCAGAGCACGTGGCCCGCAATGGACCGGTACCTTCGCTCGTGGGCCCTTTTCGTCCGCTGGCTGGTGGAGGCCGCTCCGAGCGAGCGCGCGTTTCTCGAAGGTTTCTTCCTCGACATCTACACGCCGCGAGCGCACAACGACGGCACGGTCGACCGGATCATCGAGGACATTCTCGCCTTCCCCCACAAACAGTCGACCGGGGACGTGCAGCGGTACATCGATGCCTTCGTCGACCACGACACGACTGACCGCCTGCCGCAGATCACCGTGCCGTCCCTCGTCCTCGCCGGCGGCCGCGATACGACCTCGCGCCCACCGCTCTGCCGCGCCGTTGCCGAGCGGATTCCCGGCGCCCGGTTCGAGGTCCTGGAAGAGGAGGCCCACCAGCCCTTCCAGGAGGTACCGGACGAATGGAACGCCCGCGTCGATGGTTTCTGGCGCGAGGTGGCGGCGCGGACCTGA
- a CDS encoding TetR/AcrR family transcriptional regulator, which translates to MSAPADSLRADARRNRTAILLAARRAVAAEGTSVSLALIARAAGVGAGTVHRHFPTKEGLLEAVFAVQLDELVARANRRRDFTDPGGAFFTLLTDSIESARGRAQLCDAFQSDSGWPRRLLTASVLRYDKALCDHLDAAQRSGDVRSDVAAEEVKALIIGCTAMQVSGGGRIVRLALEGLRTGKGAADGVTKVKGAALNRDIPATHPGNRDGGEPPRCCRICGVALERRTTGRPARYCGAACRKRAQRGRDRDGSEAV; encoded by the coding sequence ATGAGCGCTCCAGCCGATTCCCTCCGTGCCGACGCCCGGCGCAACCGCACCGCCATCCTTCTCGCCGCCCGTCGTGCCGTAGCCGCGGAGGGGACGTCCGTCTCCCTCGCTCTCATCGCGCGCGCAGCGGGGGTGGGGGCCGGTACCGTCCACCGGCACTTTCCCACCAAGGAAGGCCTCCTCGAAGCCGTCTTCGCCGTCCAGCTCGACGAGCTCGTCGCGCGCGCCAACCGCAGGCGGGATTTCACCGATCCCGGTGGCGCCTTCTTTACCCTGCTCACCGACTCCATCGAGTCGGCGCGCGGCCGCGCGCAGCTCTGCGACGCCTTCCAATCGGACTCGGGCTGGCCGCGCAGGTTGCTGACCGCCTCGGTGCTCCGATACGACAAGGCCCTGTGTGACCATCTGGATGCCGCCCAGCGCAGCGGCGATGTGCGCTCGGACGTTGCCGCCGAAGAGGTGAAGGCGCTGATCATCGGCTGCACCGCGATGCAAGTGAGCGGTGGCGGGCGGATAGTTCGCCTCGCGCTGGAAGGGCTGCGAACGGGGAAGGGCGCGGCCGACGGCGTCACGAAAGTGAAGGGCGCCGCCCTGAACCGTGACATACCGGCCACTCACCCGGGGAATCGTGACGGTGGCGAACCGCCGCGGTGCTGTCGGATCTGCGGAGTCGCGCTGGAGCGCCGTACGACCGGGCGACCGGCGCGCTATTGCGGAGCGGCCTGCCGGAAGCGGGCTCAGCGAGGGCGCGACCGGGACGGCTCGGAGGCGGTGTGA
- a CDS encoding NmrA/HSCARG family protein gives MTDTRTILVTGATGRQGSVTARRLLADGHHVRALVRGIDSPAATALEASGAELFRGEMDDPASLEAALTGAQGVFVVPPAAYGPEGPDTELEFQRGRAVIDAAVATGVEHAVFTGIGSFSGGAALQAEGKQRIEQYLWAGGLSATVLRPVRFMTNFLGTGIGLDDVRDGASRHVFPADEPVQLIAVEDIGEFAAMAFGAPGRFTGRTLELAGDALTPNEAFAEINAATGFDLHYSPLSEAEAEAMGPGVAEARRLWLAGHRWHADIEALSVLHPGLRSFRTWLSEGGADLFQRAFRHG, from the coding sequence ATGACGGACACCCGAACGATCCTCGTCACAGGTGCCACCGGACGCCAGGGCAGCGTGACCGCACGTCGACTACTCGCAGACGGCCATCACGTCAGGGCGTTGGTACGCGGGATCGACTCACCCGCTGCCACCGCGCTGGAGGCGAGCGGCGCGGAACTGTTCCGTGGCGAGATGGACGACCCCGCGAGTCTTGAGGCGGCGCTGACCGGCGCGCAAGGCGTGTTCGTCGTTCCGCCTGCGGCCTACGGCCCGGAAGGTCCGGATACGGAACTGGAGTTCCAGCGCGGCCGGGCCGTCATCGATGCTGCGGTAGCAACGGGCGTCGAACACGCCGTTTTCACCGGTATCGGGTCGTTCTCGGGCGGAGCGGCGCTACAGGCCGAGGGGAAGCAGCGGATCGAGCAGTACCTGTGGGCCGGCGGCCTGAGCGCGACGGTGCTACGCCCGGTCCGCTTCATGACGAACTTCCTCGGCACCGGTATCGGCCTTGACGACGTCCGCGACGGTGCGAGCCGTCATGTGTTCCCGGCTGACGAACCGGTACAACTGATCGCCGTGGAGGACATCGGGGAGTTCGCGGCCATGGCGTTCGGTGCACCCGGTCGCTTCACCGGTCGCACCCTGGAACTCGCCGGCGACGCCCTCACCCCGAATGAGGCATTCGCCGAGATCAACGCCGCGACCGGCTTCGACCTCCACTACTCTCCCCTGAGCGAGGCGGAGGCCGAGGCCATGGGCCCCGGAGTTGCCGAGGCCCGCCGCCTCTGGCTTGCCGGCCACCGCTGGCACGCCGACATCGAAGCCCTCAGTGTCCTCCATCCCGGCCTGCGGTCGTTCCGCACGTGGCTGTCCGAGGGCGGTGCCGACCTTTTCCAGCGAGCTTTCCGCCACGGTTGA
- a CDS encoding metallophosphoesterase: MSTVRKSLRAAATAAAVTGAVGVAGIGYASVIERNWFRLRRYEIPLLPPGSPRLRLLHLADAHLTPGRRMLLDWIRGLDSYEPDLVINTGDSLAHERAVEPFIDALGPLLDRPGAFVYGSNDLFSPQVKNPARYLWRSSRDDYNKRKTPDLPWRELGAAMTASGWLDLNNQAGRLKAGGLDVAAAGIHDSHIKLDRYSRIAGPADPGADLRLGVMHSPEPTNLDRFAADGYQLLLAGHTHGGQLCLPYFGTLVTNCGIDRRRAWGLHRYGTSWLHVSAGLGTSPTAPVRFCCRPEASLLDLVATEG, from the coding sequence TTGAGCACGGTGCGGAAGAGCCTGCGCGCCGCGGCCACGGCCGCGGCCGTCACAGGGGCCGTGGGGGTTGCCGGGATCGGCTACGCGTCGGTCATCGAGCGAAACTGGTTCCGGCTGCGACGGTACGAGATCCCCCTGCTGCCCCCCGGGAGTCCGCGGCTGCGGCTGCTGCACCTCGCCGACGCCCACCTCACCCCCGGCCGGCGGATGCTGCTCGACTGGATCCGCGGACTCGACTCCTACGAGCCCGATCTCGTCATCAACACCGGCGACTCACTGGCGCACGAACGCGCCGTCGAACCGTTCATCGACGCGCTCGGGCCGCTGCTGGACCGGCCCGGGGCTTTTGTCTACGGCTCCAATGACCTCTTCTCGCCCCAGGTCAAGAACCCCGCGCGCTACCTGTGGCGGAGCAGCCGCGACGACTACAACAAACGCAAGACCCCCGACCTCCCATGGCGCGAGCTGGGTGCCGCCATGACCGCGTCGGGCTGGCTCGACCTGAACAACCAGGCGGGGCGGCTCAAGGCCGGCGGTCTCGATGTCGCCGCCGCGGGTATCCACGACTCCCACATCAAGCTCGACCGCTACTCCCGCATCGCGGGTCCGGCAGATCCCGGTGCCGACCTCCGGCTCGGCGTGATGCATTCCCCCGAGCCCACCAACCTCGACCGGTTCGCCGCCGACGGCTACCAGCTCCTGCTGGCCGGGCACACCCACGGCGGCCAGCTCTGCCTGCCCTACTTCGGCACCCTGGTCACCAACTGCGGAATCGACCGCCGCCGCGCCTGGGGCCTGCACCGCTACGGCACGTCCTGGCTCCACGTCTCCGCAGGGCTCGGCACCTCCCCCACCGCGCCGGTGCGCTTCTGCTGCCGCCCAGAGGCAAGCCTGCTCGACCTGGTGGCCACCGAGGGGTGA
- a CDS encoding GatB/YqeY domain-containing protein, with amino-acid sequence MSELKDRLQADLTSAMKARDTVRARTLRMVLSAVSAEEVSGSSARELSDDEIVALVTREAKKRREAADAFEKGGRADKAEAERAEGEILAGYLPAQLTDAELADMVTAAIEETGAAGPKAMGQVMKVVNPKVAGRAEGSRVAAEVRRQLSA; translated from the coding sequence ATGTCCGAACTCAAGGATCGTCTGCAGGCCGACCTCACCAGCGCCATGAAGGCGCGCGACACTGTCCGCGCCCGCACGCTGCGCATGGTGTTGAGCGCCGTGTCCGCCGAGGAGGTCTCCGGCAGCTCCGCGCGCGAGCTCAGCGACGACGAGATCGTCGCGCTCGTCACGCGAGAGGCGAAGAAGCGCCGGGAGGCGGCCGACGCGTTCGAGAAGGGCGGGCGCGCCGACAAGGCCGAGGCGGAGCGCGCCGAGGGCGAGATACTCGCCGGGTACCTGCCGGCGCAGCTCACCGACGCCGAGCTTGCGGACATGGTCACCGCGGCCATTGAGGAGACCGGTGCGGCCGGCCCCAAAGCCATGGGACAGGTCATGAAGGTGGTCAACCCGAAGGTCGCAGGGCGCGCCGAGGGAAGCCGGGTGGCAGCGGAGGTCCGCCGGCAGCTCTCCGCCTGA